The following proteins are co-located in the Gloeocapsa sp. PCC 7428 genome:
- a CDS encoding DUF2079 domain-containing protein, with translation MLFKLQKPGFRLLIGAAIAFFVLNLVLGLHRYYSFYATFDQGIFNQVFWNNLHGRFFQSSLSSSLSTNVVHSGEIPEVYYHRLGQHFTPALLLWLPIYALFPSPATLTVLQVTFVTAAGLVLYALARHYIAPPIAAMITASFYAANAVLGPTQSNFHDISQIPLFVFGLLLAMEKRWWWLFWLLAVLTLAVREDSGIVLFGVGFYLIASRRYPRVGLAVCALSFGYILVLTNAIMPLFSQDISRRFMLERFGQYADGPEASTLDIIWGMISNPWRLIVELFTPFFGTIKYLIGQWLPLAFVPAIAPASWAIAGFPLLKLFLGQGQSVLAINIRYAMTVVPGLFYGAILWWSRHPRKFKPAFRRFWVACICLSLFFSFTSSTSSLNRSFYFLLPDSFNPWVYVSLPQQWHHVRQMRSLLAQIPADASVSATTYIVPHLSSRREILRWPMLQLRNDAREVIDMEYAIADLWQLQQYQAAFDEERQLLQTSIAAIDQLTSNQQYGVIGFQDGVILMQRGVVSQPQAVTAWLTFRQQIVKS, from the coding sequence ATGTTATTCAAATTACAGAAGCCAGGATTTAGATTATTGATTGGGGCGGCGATCGCATTTTTTGTGCTGAACCTCGTGTTAGGCTTGCACCGCTACTACAGCTTTTACGCGACGTTTGACCAAGGCATTTTTAATCAAGTATTTTGGAACAATCTTCACGGCAGATTTTTTCAAAGTTCGCTTTCCTCAAGTTTGTCTACGAATGTCGTGCATAGTGGCGAAATTCCCGAAGTGTACTATCACCGTTTAGGACAACACTTCACCCCAGCCTTACTGCTGTGGCTACCGATTTACGCCTTGTTTCCTTCGCCAGCGACTCTTACAGTTTTACAAGTGACGTTTGTGACTGCGGCGGGTTTAGTGTTGTATGCGCTAGCGCGACACTATATTGCACCACCAATCGCAGCAATGATTACTGCTAGCTTCTACGCTGCGAATGCAGTTTTAGGTCCAACGCAATCGAATTTTCATGATATCAGCCAAATTCCTTTATTTGTCTTTGGGCTACTTCTAGCAATGGAAAAACGCTGGTGGTGGCTATTTTGGCTGCTTGCGGTTTTAACTTTAGCGGTGCGGGAAGATAGCGGGATTGTGTTATTCGGAGTTGGTTTTTATTTAATCGCTAGTAGACGCTATCCGCGCGTGGGACTTGCCGTGTGTGCGCTTAGTTTTGGTTATATTCTGGTATTAACCAATGCGATTATGCCTTTATTTTCGCAAGATATTTCCCGCCGCTTCATGTTAGAACGATTTGGACAATACGCAGATGGTCCAGAAGCTTCGACATTAGATATTATTTGGGGAATGATTAGCAACCCCTGGCGGTTGATTGTTGAATTATTTACGCCGTTTTTTGGCACAATTAAATACTTAATCGGTCAATGGTTACCGTTAGCGTTTGTACCTGCTATTGCACCTGCATCGTGGGCGATCGCAGGGTTTCCGTTACTTAAATTATTCTTAGGTCAAGGACAATCAGTGTTAGCGATCAACATTCGCTATGCGATGACGGTTGTACCAGGTTTATTTTATGGCGCAATTCTTTGGTGGTCGAGACATCCTAGAAAGTTTAAACCTGCATTTCGTCGCTTTTGGGTAGCTTGTATTTGTTTATCGTTGTTTTTCTCTTTTACTTCTAGCACTTCAAGTCTCAATCGCAGTTTTTACTTTTTATTACCTGATTCGTTTAACCCTTGGGTTTATGTTTCGCTCCCGCAACAATGGCATCATGTCAGACAAATGCGATCGCTGCTTGCGCAAATTCCGGCTGATGCGAGCGTGTCTGCAACGACGTATATCGTACCGCATCTTTCGAGTCGTCGCGAAATTCTCCGTTGGCCTATGCTACAACTACGTAACGATGCGCGAGAAGTGATTGATATGGAGTATGCGATCGCAGATTTATGGCAATTACAGCAGTATCAAGCCGCGTTTGACGAAGAACGGCAATTATTACAAACTAGCATCGCGGCGATCGATCAACTTACCAGCAACCAGCAATACGGAGTCATTGGTTTTCAAGATGGTGTCATTTTGATGCAACGCGGTGTAGTTTCGCAACCTCAAGCCGTAACAGCATGGTTAACCTTCCGACAACAAATCGTCAAATCATAG
- a CDS encoding type II toxin-antitoxin system death-on-curing family toxin: MNIEWLSLDDVILMHDDQIRLYGGSAGVRDCGGLEATINRPQALKYYQPETSVFQLAACYATLAKAHCFVDGNKRTAAEVALVFLYLNGYRSKIEEVDLVEIFVEFVIGNITEEELAFIFEKNCVDLT, translated from the coding sequence GTGAATATAGAGTGGCTCAGTCTTGATGATGTTATTTTAATGCATGATGACCAAATAAGATTATATGGTGGTAGTGCAGGCGTTAGAGATTGTGGAGGTTTAGAAGCTACTATTAATCGTCCACAAGCATTAAAATATTACCAACCTGAAACTAGTGTTTTTCAACTTGCAGCTTGTTACGCAACTCTCGCTAAAGCTCACTGCTTTGTAGATGGTAACAAAAGAACTGCGGCTGAAGTGGCATTAGTTTTTTTATATCTAAATGGTTATAGATCTAAAATTGAAGAAGTTGATTTAGTTGAAATATTCGTTGAGTTTGTAATAGGTAATATTACTGAAGAAGAATTGGCTTTCATTTTTGAAAAAAATTGTGTTGACTTAACTTAA
- a CDS encoding addiction module antidote: MNASEELDTLSVRKVGNSLGTTFPQELIKHMNVCQGDKIFAQKLPNGEVKLTPYDPHKAKVMQARREIHRQYRNAFKELADR; the protein is encoded by the coding sequence GTGAACGCTTCAGAAGAATTAGATACATTGAGCGTGCGCAAAGTAGGAAATTCTTTAGGTACAACTTTTCCTCAAGAATTGATAAAACACATGAATGTATGTCAGGGTGATAAAATTTTTGCACAGAAGTTACCAAACGGAGAAGTCAAGCTAACACCTTACGATCCGCACAAAGCAAAGGTGATGCAAGCACGACGTGAAATCCACCGCCAATATAGAAATGCTTTTAAGGAATTGGCTGATCGGTGA
- a CDS encoding TldD/PmbA family protein — MPSPLADAQNLLTELIARYAHRVDYLMIRLEESEGTDILLRGNKVETLSEGISIGGQVRACYKGGWGLSSFNQLETITERIEEAVSAARIVGDEETRLADVEPVQDSCFVPLSGTDPRDISLATKKALCDRYSEMLKSIDSRITTTSVRYSDSAQRIILASSEGTLIEQAWVDMEMRFAATARNGDTVQTGRETTGSRKAYEDLTSLDEQVIGAAQRAIAALSLPSVKGNTYTVVIDPILSGLFVHEAFGHLSEADMAYENPDLLEAMSLGRRFGPEELQIFDGAAPAGHRGSYFYDDEGTPATTTQLIKDGVLVGRLHSRETAGKLEETATGNARCLNYHYAPIVRMTNTWIEPGKTPVADLFTGIKEGVYARNWLGGMTNGEMFTFSAGEAWMIRNGQIAEPVRDVTLSGNVFQTLADIEAIGDDFYWDESGGCGKGGQNGLPVGCGGPSLRIRDVVVGGEAV; from the coding sequence ATGCCCTCACCACTCGCTGATGCTCAAAATTTATTAACCGAGTTGATCGCGCGGTATGCTCACCGTGTTGATTATCTAATGATTCGCCTTGAAGAATCGGAAGGTACTGATATTTTACTGCGTGGCAACAAGGTAGAAACCCTCAGCGAAGGAATTTCGATTGGCGGACAAGTGCGGGCTTGCTACAAAGGTGGTTGGGGTTTAAGTAGCTTTAATCAGCTAGAAACCATTACGGAAAGAATCGAGGAAGCCGTTTCAGCCGCGCGGATCGTCGGTGATGAAGAAACGCGCTTAGCTGATGTGGAACCTGTACAAGATAGCTGTTTTGTTCCTTTGAGTGGTACTGATCCGCGAGACATTTCTTTAGCGACAAAAAAAGCATTGTGCGATCGCTACAGCGAAATGCTCAAAAGTATCGATTCGCGCATCACCACAACTTCAGTCCGTTACAGCGATAGCGCGCAACGAATTATCCTCGCAAGTTCCGAGGGGACTCTCATTGAACAAGCTTGGGTAGATATGGAAATGCGCTTTGCAGCTACCGCCAGAAACGGCGATACTGTACAAACGGGAAGAGAAACGACAGGTTCGCGCAAAGCCTACGAAGATTTGACAAGTCTAGACGAACAAGTTATTGGTGCAGCACAACGCGCGATCGCTGCTTTATCGCTACCATCAGTTAAAGGTAACACTTATACTGTCGTTATCGATCCCATTCTCAGCGGTTTATTCGTTCACGAAGCCTTTGGTCATCTTTCGGAAGCAGACATGGCTTACGAAAATCCCGATTTGCTAGAAGCGATGAGTCTTGGGCGCAGATTTGGACCTGAAGAATTGCAAATTTTTGATGGTGCGGCACCTGCGGGACATCGTGGAAGTTATTTTTATGATGATGAAGGTACGCCTGCAACAACAACGCAATTAATCAAAGACGGCGTATTAGTTGGGCGCTTGCACTCGCGCGAAACCGCTGGCAAATTAGAGGAAACTGCAACGGGTAATGCACGGTGTCTCAATTACCACTATGCGCCGATTGTGCGCATGACGAATACTTGGATTGAACCAGGGAAGACTCCTGTAGCAGACTTATTTACTGGAATTAAAGAAGGAGTTTATGCGCGTAACTGGCTAGGAGGAATGACAAACGGTGAAATGTTTACCTTCAGTGCGGGTGAAGCTTGGATGATTCGCAACGGGCAAATTGCCGAACCTGTACGCGATGTGACGTTATCGGGTAATGTGTTTCAAACTTTGGCAGATATTGAAGCGATCGGCGATGATTTCTATTGGGATGAATCTGGCGGTTGCGGTAAAGGGGGACAAAATGGCTTACCTGTAGGTTGTGGTGGTCCTAGTTTGCGGATTCGCGATGTCGTTGTTGGTGGTGAAGCAGTATAA